CCCCGATAACCGGAAGACCATCCGTGAACCGTCGCTAAAACCAAGGCGCACCCCTTGTTGGGTACTGACGCTGCCATCGATCGGGTCGGTGTAGCTAAAATCATCGGCATACTCAACCTGATAGCGACCGAGGGATTGACCAGCCAGATGGCCGACCTTGGCCCGCAGATTGGTGATCAGGGTATTAGCCCGATCGCTGTCTATGCCTTCGTAATCGTGGCGGGAGTAGTAATTGCGCCCATAGGTTTGCCAGTGTTCCCGCACAATGTCTGCCACCGACTGCTGGCGCACGGCCAGGATATTCAACCAGAACAGCACGGCCCAGAGGCCATCCTTCTCCCGCACGTGGTTGGAACCCGTACCAAAACTTTCCTCCCCACACAGGGTGACCTTGCCCGCATCCATCAGGTTGCCAAAGAATTTCCAGCCGGTTGGGGTTTCGTAGCAGTCCAGTCCGAGTTTAGCAGCGACGCGATCGACGGCTTGGCTAGTGGGCATCGATCGCGCCACCCCGGCTAGTCCGTCGCGATACCCGGGGACCAGCGTCGCATTGGCGGCCAGGATCGCCAGACTGTCACTAGGGGTGACAAAGAAATGATTGCCCAGAATCATGTTGCGATCGCCGTCCCCATCGGAGGCCGCGCCAAAGGCCGGGGCATTCTCCCCAAACAGGATCTCGACGAGATCATGGGCATAGACCAGGTTGGGGTCAGGGTGACTGCCCCCGAAGTCGGGCAGGGGGGTACCGTTGTGGACGGTGCCTGCTGGCGCACCCAGACGACGTTCTAAGAGGGCATGGGCATAGGGACCCGTGACCGCGTGCATGGCATCAAAGCACATCCGAAAGTCTGATCTACTGAGCAACTGCTGGATGCGATCGAAATCAAACAGGGTTTCCAACAGGGCGGCGTAGTCCTGTACGGAGTCGATCACCTCAATGACGGTATTCCCAAGGCGGGATTCTCCCAAGTGATCGAGGTCAATATCGGCAGCATCGAGAATTTTATATTCACGAATTTCCTTACTACGGGCGTAGATGGCTTCTGTGACCTTCTCCGGCGCAGGTCCGCCATTATCTGTATTGAACTTGACGCCAAAGTCTCCCGTGGGTCCCCCAGGGTTGTGGCTAGCGGAGAGGATAATACCGCCCACCGTTTTGTATTTACGAATGACGCAGGACGTAGCGGGCGTGGAGAGAATACCGCCATACCCAACTTTGACCCGTGCAAAGCCGTTGGCTGCGGCCATCTTCAAGATGATCTGGATGGCTTCCCGGTTGTAGTAGCGTCCGTCGCCGCCCAGGACCAGGGTTTGACCCGCTGGGTTACCGATCGTATCAAAGATGGATTGGACAAAATTTTCCAGGTAGTGAGGGGTCTGGAAAATGGGAACGGACTTGCGGAGTCCAGAAGTCCCCGGTTTTTGGTCTGGGAAAGGTTGGGTGGATACGATCCGAATGTCCATGATTTACCAAGTGCGATGTAAGAATAGGGCTACTGAATACCAGAAGCCAGTTCCAGCGCCTATCCCCTATTGTCGGACATTGGCCTCACTTTCTAACGTGATCCCCACTGCATCGCCTCTATTCAGGCGATGCGGGATGAAAGTAATCGTAAATCGCTTGGGCAAGGCGTGGGCCAATACCAGGAACTGCGGCTAATTGGGTCGGGTTGGCTGCGCGAATATAATCGATCGAGTGAAAATGGGCCAACAATTGTTTCTGGCGATAAAATCCTAGGCCGGGAATGTCATCTAGGCGCGATCGGCGCAGGCGATCGCTGCGTTGCTGACGATGGAAACTGACGGCAAAGCGATGGGCCTCGTCCCGTAAGCGGCGCAGGAGTTGCACGCCCGGTTGATCGGGATGGGTTGTCAGGGGTAAGGATTCTCCGGGTAAAAAAATCTCCTCCCGTTGCTTGGCTAAACTGACAACCCGCAGGTCATCCAGTAAATTCAATTCCCGCAGCACCGCCACTACTGCCGATAACTGTCCTTTACCCCCATCGATCATCACCAGATCCGGTAAATCCGCCTGGGCTTGACCAGACAACAGCGAGACAACCCGTCCTGAGTGGCCCGATGCGCCAGCGCGACGCGAACCCGACCAGGATGGCTCCGCCCGGTTGGCATACTTGCGAAACCGCCGCCGGATCACTTCAGCGAGGCTGGCAAAGTCATCGGAGTGGCCAGCCTTAACGTTCGGATCGCGGATTTTGTAATGGCGATAGTGTTGTTTGGCGGGTAGCCCATTGATAAAGACAACCTGGGAGGCAACGGCATCTGCACCCTGAAGGTGGGAAATGTCATACCCTTCGATGCGGTGGGGTAAGCTGGGCAGGTCTAGGACTTCAGCGAGATCCTGGAGTGCTTGCAGGGTACGATCGTGGGTCTTTTGGGTCCGTTCTAACTCATAGGCAGCGTTGCGTTCGACCATTTCAAGCAGTTCGGCTTTGGTTTGTCGCTGGGGGGCGACGATCGTGACTTTGCGCCCTTTGCGCTCACTGAGGTAGGCCGCCAGGAGATCCGTTTCCGGCAGTTCGTGCTGGACCAGGATTTCAGCCGGAATTTCAACGGGATCGACAGTTTGGTAGTGTTCTTCCAACACCCGTTGCAGGATCATGCCGGCTTCTGGCGAGACCGTCTGACCTGGGTTGGCATCGCCTGGTGGGTAAGGGGGTGCCGGGATCTCGATCCCACCCGATGCGGTGTCCTGAGGGGTAACACTAACGGGAGCCGCCGGGACTTCAGCCACAAAGCCGAGGCGACCGACTAAGCGTCCGGCGCGAATTTGGAAAAGTTGAATGCAGGCATACTCCCCATTGCTCGCCAGGGCGATCGCATCGCGGGAGACAGTATCATCGGGCAGGGCGACTTTTTGCTCAGCGTTAAGGGATTTCAGGGCAGCGATCTGATCCCGTAGTTTAGCGGCCAGTTCAAAGTTAAGCGCTTCGGCAGCCTGCTCCATCTGCTGGGTCAGGCTATCCACGAGTTCCGACGATCGCCCCTGGAACACCATCGCCACCTTTTGTACGGTTTTGCGGTACTCCTCCGGCGAAATCAACTGCTGGCAAACACCAGGACAACGCCCGATATCGTAGTTCAAGCAGGGCCGATCCTTAAACAGGGGTTGGGGCCGTTGCCGCAGGGGGAAAATGCGCTTAACCAGGTGGAGGGTACTGCGCAGGGTGTGGGTATCAACGTAGGGGCCATAGTAGCGATCGCGGGCATGATCGAGCCGCCGTTTGCGGGTAATAAAAATGCGGGGATAGTCTTCAGACCAGGTAATGCAGAGATAGGGATACTTTTTATCGTCTTTGAGCAGCACGTTGAAGTGGGGTTGGTGCTGCTTGACCAGGTTGGCTTCAAGGGCCAGGGCTTCGGCTTCCGTGTCGGTGACAATAAATTCAATTTCGACAACCTGGCGCACCATTAACTCGATGCGGGGGGAGTGGCGTTGGAGTTCCCGGAAGTAGGACCGGACCCGTGTACGCAGTTTTTTAGACTTGCCAATGTACAGGATACGATCGTCGCGATCGCGCATGAGATAAACGCCTGGTTCAGCCGGAATTTCCCGCAGGCGGGCCTCCAGACGGCTAGGATCTTGGATGAGAACCGTGGCGGGAGGCGTCATCGTCATCGGTCATCAATCAGCAACCTAGGAAATCCGTCGCAACCACCCTTCGAGATCAGCCAGGACTTCAAAGTCCAACAAGGCCTCCCCCAACGCTTCCAACTGCTCTAGGGATAGACCCTCGATGCGCGCTCGCGCTGAGGTGGGTAACTCTCCTAACCGCCGTTGGAGAAGACGCAGGATGAGCGATCGTTCGCCTTCCTTGCGCCCTTCCTGTAGACCTTCCTCTCTGGCCTCCTGGTAGAAGCGAGTTTGTCGGGCTTCGGTCGCAATTTTGAGCATTTGATAAATCTCCTCGCGGCTCAGTTGGGGGAACTTGTATACCATGATGTTAATTCTCAGGCCGAGGGATCAGATCAACTCCATCTCGACTATCAATATCCTGCAAATAGACTTTGACCTTCTCTTCCTTAGCCGTCGGTAACTGGCGACCCGTGAAGTCGGGCTGGATAGGTAATTCACGATGCCCCCGATCGACCAACACCGCCAAACGAATCACACTGGGACGGCCATAGTCGGTAATTGCATTCAGGGCGGCCCGAATGGTTCGTCCCTTATAAATTACATCATCCACCAGCACCACCAATTTATGGGTTAAATCAACGGGGAGATCCGTCCTAGCCGGGGTACGCAAACTAATTTGGTCTAGATCATCCCGATAAAACGTGATATCAAGGGCACCCACAGGCACAGCTATATGCTCTAATACCTCAATTTGGCGAGCCAACATCTGGGCCAAGGGAACGCCCCGTGTGTAAATCCCTACCAGGACCAACTGGGACAGATCACCTGCCTTTTCAATAATCTCCGAGGCTATCCGGTTTACGGTGCGGCGCAGTTCCTCAGCAGAGAGAATCTCGACAACTTCATGGGCCATGATTAACTTCGCGATGACACGATCGGGACTGCCATCAGATAAACCAGCAGCAGCCCCAACCAAATTAAAAAGCAAAACCGGGTCAGTTGCAGTGCCCGATCGACGATCGCGGGCGTAATCGGTTGAATGGGATCTCCTAAATCCGGCTTGCGTTTGACCGTTCCTCCATATATATTAATACCCCCCAGTTGTACCCCTAGGATCGCGGCATAGGCACATTCACTCCACCCAGAGTTAGGACTCGGATCAGCCGGCGCATCCCGTTGACAAATTGACCAGAGGTGTTTAGGATTGCCGGACAAAATCGCCAAGGTCAAAACCGTCAAACGACAGGGAAGCCAAGTCAAGCTATCTTCGAGACGGGCACTAAACCAACCCAAATCGGTGTAGGGCAGATCGCGATAGCCTACCATCGAATCCAGCGTACTGGCCGCTTTATAGGCCATAGCCAAAGGCACAGGCCCGATCGCCGGCAGCATCGCCCCTAAACCAGCATAAAAAAGGGGGGCTAACACCCCATCAGTCGCATTTTCCGCGACGGTTTCTAAAACCGCTCGTAGAATTTCTGACTCACTGAGGTGGCTGGTCTCCCGGCCCACATAGCGACTTAAATGCTCGCGGGCCAACGCCAGTTCCCCTGCCATCAGGGGCTGCAAAACCTCTTGAGCCGCTCGCCTTAAACTCCGGCCAGCGAAACAACTTGCCAACAAAACAATCGCACCGATTTGCCCCAACCAGGGATGAATGAGCGCTAAGCTGCCTAGCAGCCAGCCACTGATCAGCGCACTCCCAATCACTAACCCCAATGCTAACCCAACCCCCGCAAGACGATAGGAAACCCCCAAGGGTTTTGTGCACGATCGCGCCAGGCAGAAGCACGTATAGCGATGGATGATCCATCCCATCCACTGCACGGGATGGGGCCATGACCGCGGATCAGCGATCGCATAGTCTAGGAAGGCTGCTAACCCCAGAATCATGGCCATATCAACCTTGGTACCCGCCATCGCTAACCACCCTACCAGACCCGCTAGCAAGCATCACTCACTCAATGATGACTGGTTTAAACGATAAAGTTAGTTTCCTCCCCTTGGGCAGCCTGCCAACTACGGGCATCATAGTAAAGATCTTCAAGGGAAATGCTATACAATGCTTCCTTCAGTTTTTGATGCAGACGCTGCCAGAGGGTCACTGTTACCCAGTCACCGGCTTGCGTGCTGGTCGGCGTAAAACCGGCAAGGGGTTCTAGAGTCTCACCCACTGCTTCCAGAATTTGCCCAACCGAAATTTGGGCTGGAGGACGGGCCAGTTGATAGCCACCTTGCACTCCCCGCAGTGATCGAACAATGCCAACCCGGCGCAACTCAATTAACAGCTTTTCCAAATAGGGAGCTGGAATCTCTTGCCGTTGGGCGATCATTTTTACCGACACGGGGCCATAGTCCGGTTGCAGGCTTAAATCCAGTAACGCCTTCACACTATAGTGACCACGGGTTGTTAATTTCATCGCCAATATCCAGCAACGCCTTACCGCATTCTAGGGGCAAAGATTACCTGCACAGACCCCTTGCTTTCTTCGATATTCTACTGACCATTCCCGATGACAGCCTTGCCCTGACAACACCTTCCCTGCCAAACACTCGGTCCCCTGCAGTAAGGATACCCAATCTTTTTCACTCAACCCGCTCAACGTCCAGGCAATCTGATAGAAATTTGACAAGAAATGGTACTTTTACGTAAAAAAACAGAACCTTAGTGTACTATGATGGAAATACAAGGCTAACTGTGAGTTGGATGCCCAGACAGAGGGGCCAAGCAGTTAGACGAGTGTATATCCTTTCATGATGCTTTGAGTTTTGTATTAATGGCTAAGAAGAAGAAGACGGAACAACCCTTGACTGGAGAGGAACTGCTAGCTCGCGTAAAGGATCTTGATCACCTGAGCAAGGAGGAAAAAGCGAGGGCTTGCGGTTACTACACCCAAACCAAGAACGGTATCGAGCGTGTCAACATGATGAAATTCCTCAATGCCTTACTCGAGGCGGAGGGATTGGATCTCGAAAGCAAGCAAAATGGCAATGGCCGGGGGGGGCGGAGTGCCAGCTACCGGATTACGGTACAGGCCAATGGCAACTTGCTGATTGGGGCTGCCTACACCAAACAAATGGGATTAAAACCAGGGGATGAATTCGAAATTTCCCTCGGTCGCAAGCACATCCATCTCAAACAAGTCGGTAGTTCGGACGCGGAAGATTAGGCTACCAACGATCCCTGTTATCACCCAATGGCAGGTGATCGAAACACCAGTGTAGGGTAGGCATCTTGCCTGCCACGCAGGGTGCTGAGAAGGCTATTCCCGGTTGAAGGGATGCTCAAGTGGATTTTGAAGACCCATTGGATGGGGCTACTCCTAACGGACAAGGAGGCATTATTGATGCGGGCCGATCGGGGGTGACTGATATTCATTCTGCCCTAACCAACCTCTGGACTATCGATAGCGGCTGTTTTTTGTTATTGATTAAGAGGGAAATTGGGGCTGAGGAATGCCAGTATAGCTATGCCACGTTATCGCGATCGCCTACCTAGAGTTCCGCCTGGACGCCGGGGGGGCGCACTGGCTATTGACTTTCTCTGCGTGTGGTTTCTGAGCAGTTTTGCGGGGGCATTCTGGCAGATACCGGCCTATGTTTGCCTATGGTTGGTTGTGCGCGTCTTTTGGGTATTTCGCAACCAGGGGCAGAGTTTAGGGCGCTGGGCGTTGGATATGAAGGTGGTGAATGAGCGTTATGGCCGAGTTCCGAGTTTGTTAGCTCTGGCCAAACGGGAAGCAATCCTGGGAGCCTGTACGCTCTTGCTGGTGGTGAGTGTCAATAACTTGATCCGTCCGACAGGGGTACTTAACGGTGTCGTGCTACTGGCTGTGATTCCTCTGTTGGCAGATGTGGCACTGGCCTTTGGCGATGTCGAGAAGCGGCAAGCCTTCCACGATCGCCTAGCCGGGACGATCGTCGTACAAACCCGGCGGGGCTACTCTCTGGACTTAAAACTCAAACGGTTGGTTGCTCAATTTCGCCAACGTGTGCGAAGATAGAAGACTGTGTCAGTTTGAGCTAGAGTCCGGGTATCATGGCTAAGAACAAGGGAGTTCGGATTGTAATTAATCTGGAGTGTACGGAATGTCGGACGAATCCCGACAAACGGTCGCCGGGGGTGTCTCGCTATACGACGATGAAGAATCGCCGCAACACCACAGCGCGGTTGGAACTGAAAAAGTTTTGCCCCCACTGCAATAAGCACACCGTCCACAAAGAGATTAAGTAACCGAAGATGCCGTAGACCAGGAACCGAGTTGCTGCGGTGCTCGTGTGACCGGTGATTGGTCGTCAGTTGCTAGCGCTGCCTGGGGTGTGCTTAATGGTTTACGTTCAGGTGTTATCTTAAACAGTTGCCTTAACAGTGTGAAATTATGACCTCTTATTTCCGTCGTCGGGTGTCGCCGATCAAGCCAGATGAGCCGATCGATTATAAAGATATCGATTTGTTGCGTAAGTTTATTACCGAGCGGGGTAAGATTTTGCCCCGTCGCATTACCGGGTTGACGGCAAAGCAGCAACGTCAATTGACCATCGCCATCAAGCGGGCGCGGCTATTGGCGCTTTTACCTTTTATCAATAAGGAAGGTTAGCAGCAAGGCTAGATGTAGATTAGGATTCTGGTCCCCACAGTGCCTGTGGAAGCAAGCGGGCAGGGGGATTTCTAGCAATTGTCTAAGAAATGCCATCTGTTAGATAGCGCTGCACGGGGGCAAGGTAGATTTGTCCCTGTTTTGTTATGTGTCTGGGCCACTGGAGTGATACCTGGATGTGGAGCACTATTG
This DNA window, taken from Trichothermofontia sichuanensis B231, encodes the following:
- the pyrR gene encoding bifunctional pyr operon transcriptional regulator/uracil phosphoribosyltransferase PyrR, which encodes MAHEVVEILSAEELRRTVNRIASEIIEKAGDLSQLVLVGIYTRGVPLAQMLARQIEVLEHIAVPVGALDITFYRDDLDQISLRTPARTDLPVDLTHKLVVLVDDVIYKGRTIRAALNAITDYGRPSVIRLAVLVDRGHRELPIQPDFTGRQLPTAKEEKVKVYLQDIDSRDGVDLIPRPEN
- a CDS encoding AbrB family transcriptional regulator, coding for MSFVLMAKKKKTEQPLTGEELLARVKDLDHLSKEEKARACGYYTQTKNGIERVNMMKFLNALLEAEGLDLESKQNGNGRGGRSASYRITVQANGNLLIGAAYTKQMGLKPGDEFEISLGRKHIHLKQVGSSDAED
- the uvrC gene encoding excinuclease ABC subunit UvrC, with amino-acid sequence MTMTPPATVLIQDPSRLEARLREIPAEPGVYLMRDRDDRILYIGKSKKLRTRVRSYFRELQRHSPRIELMVRQVVEIEFIVTDTEAEALALEANLVKQHQPHFNVLLKDDKKYPYLCITWSEDYPRIFITRKRRLDHARDRYYGPYVDTHTLRSTLHLVKRIFPLRQRPQPLFKDRPCLNYDIGRCPGVCQQLISPEEYRKTVQKVAMVFQGRSSELVDSLTQQMEQAAEALNFELAAKLRDQIAALKSLNAEQKVALPDDTVSRDAIALASNGEYACIQLFQIRAGRLVGRLGFVAEVPAAPVSVTPQDTASGGIEIPAPPYPPGDANPGQTVSPEAGMILQRVLEEHYQTVDPVEIPAEILVQHELPETDLLAAYLSERKGRKVTIVAPQRQTKAELLEMVERNAAYELERTQKTHDRTLQALQDLAEVLDLPSLPHRIEGYDISHLQGADAVASQVVFINGLPAKQHYRHYKIRDPNVKAGHSDDFASLAEVIRRRFRKYANRAEPSWSGSRRAGASGHSGRVVSLLSGQAQADLPDLVMIDGGKGQLSAVVAVLRELNLLDDLRVVSLAKQREEIFLPGESLPLTTHPDQPGVQLLRRLRDEAHRFAVSFHRQQRSDRLRRSRLDDIPGLGFYRQKQLLAHFHSIDYIRAANPTQLAAVPGIGPRLAQAIYDYFHPASPE
- the rpmG gene encoding 50S ribosomal protein L33, which codes for MAKNKGVRIVINLECTECRTNPDKRSPGVSRYTTMKNRRNTTARLELKKFCPHCNKHTVHKEIK
- a CDS encoding Rrf2 family transcriptional regulator; the encoded protein is MKLTTRGHYSVKALLDLSLQPDYGPVSVKMIAQRQEIPAPYLEKLLIELRRVGIVRSLRGVQGGYQLARPPAQISVGQILEAVGETLEPLAGFTPTSTQAGDWVTVTLWQRLHQKLKEALYSISLEDLYYDARSWQAAQGEETNFIV
- a CDS encoding RDD family protein, whose product is MPRYRDRLPRVPPGRRGGALAIDFLCVWFLSSFAGAFWQIPAYVCLWLVVRVFWVFRNQGQSLGRWALDMKVVNERYGRVPSLLALAKREAILGACTLLLVVSVNNLIRPTGVLNGVVLLAVIPLLADVALAFGDVEKRQAFHDRLAGTIVVQTRRGYSLDLKLKRLVAQFRQRVRR
- a CDS encoding alpha-D-glucose phosphate-specific phosphoglucomutase; translated protein: MDIRIVSTQPFPDQKPGTSGLRKSVPIFQTPHYLENFVQSIFDTIGNPAGQTLVLGGDGRYYNREAIQIILKMAAANGFARVKVGYGGILSTPATSCVIRKYKTVGGIILSASHNPGGPTGDFGVKFNTDNGGPAPEKVTEAIYARSKEIREYKILDAADIDLDHLGESRLGNTVIEVIDSVQDYAALLETLFDFDRIQQLLSRSDFRMCFDAMHAVTGPYAHALLERRLGAPAGTVHNGTPLPDFGGSHPDPNLVYAHDLVEILFGENAPAFGAASDGDGDRNMILGNHFFVTPSDSLAILAANATLVPGYRDGLAGVARSMPTSQAVDRVAAKLGLDCYETPTGWKFFGNLMDAGKVTLCGEESFGTGSNHVREKDGLWAVLFWLNILAVRQQSVADIVREHWQTYGRNYYSRHDYEGIDSDRANTLITNLRAKVGHLAGQSLGRYQVEYADDFSYTDPIDGSVSTQQGVRLGFSDGSRMVFRLSGTGTQGATLRLYLESYEPDPHKQDRDPQVALADLIAIADEVAQIRSLTGMDKPTVIT
- the cbiB gene encoding adenosylcobinamide-phosphate synthase CbiB, which produces MLAGLVGWLAMAGTKVDMAMILGLAAFLDYAIADPRSWPHPVQWMGWIIHRYTCFCLARSCTKPLGVSYRLAGVGLALGLVIGSALISGWLLGSLALIHPWLGQIGAIVLLASCFAGRSLRRAAQEVLQPLMAGELALAREHLSRYVGRETSHLSESEILRAVLETVAENATDGVLAPLFYAGLGAMLPAIGPVPLAMAYKAASTLDSMVGYRDLPYTDLGWFSARLEDSLTWLPCRLTVLTLAILSGNPKHLWSICQRDAPADPSPNSGWSECAYAAILGVQLGGINIYGGTVKRKPDLGDPIQPITPAIVDRALQLTRFCFLIWLGLLLVYLMAVPIVSSRS
- the rpsR gene encoding 30S ribosomal protein S18, which encodes MTSYFRRRVSPIKPDEPIDYKDIDLLRKFITERGKILPRRITGLTAKQQRQLTIAIKRARLLALLPFINKEG
- a CDS encoding DUF4351 domain-containing protein; translated protein: MVYKFPQLSREEIYQMLKIATEARQTRFYQEAREEGLQEGRKEGERSLILRLLQRRLGELPTSARARIEGLSLEQLEALGEALLDFEVLADLEGWLRRIS